ttaaaaaaattgacaatTGTATTACATTACACAAGTTGTAAAATACATAAATttgtttacaaaaaaaaaataaaaaaattagatacaCTTGCTACCCAACTTTAATAGGATCTCTCTTCTTAACCCTTTTCCTCATCATCTCAGCCCATCTTGCAAGAACATTTGAAACTTCAAACTTGCCTGCAAACTTCATTTTCTGAGCCAATTCTTCAAGGATGTCGGGCTTCCCCGCTCTCGAGAAATCGGCTGCGAACTTGTTGTAATCGAGTTGGGGAGCTTTCATTCCTTTCTCTAACATTTCTTCCAAATATTTACAAGCCTCTCCTGATTTTCCCTGTCTTATAAACCCTCCAATGAAAACAGTATAAGAATTACAATCAGGGCAAAACCCCTTTTCAATCATCTCATCCCATACAGATTGACCcatttcgaaatttcttgttATAAAATAAGACTTCATAATCATGTTGTAAGTGTGAATTGATGGCTTAACACCACTCTGTACCATTCTCTTGTACACCCCAACTGCCTCGTCGGGCATTTTTCGGCTTGTCATCAACTTGATCAAGGCATTGTAGAATCTCCCATCAGGTGTGCAACCTTTCTCCTTCATCTCTTTCAACAATTCATAAACCATatccatatttttcaaatttccgaAACCTGTTATCAAACATGTGTACACAGCAGTATCAGGCTGGTTCCCAGATTCGATCAAATCATCAAAATATGCAACTGCTTCCCTCATCTTTCCTTGCTTACAAAGTTCCCGAATTAAAATCGTATAGCTCTTCATATTAGGCACAGGGCCTTTTGCCTTCATCACCTCGAACAACTTAATTGCATCAGACCTCTTCCTACTTCTCAACAGCCCTTCTAACATCACATTATGAGCAACAATATCAGGCTTAAAACCGAGATCAATCATCTCATTCCACAACTTCCCGGCCTCTATCAAATTCTTCAACCTACACCATCCATTAAGCAATACGGTATAAGTCTGTAAATTCGGAGTAAACCTCCCTTTCAACTTCTCGAAAAGTGCTTGCCCTTCTTTACCAAGCTTAGCCCTTCCAAGAGTATCAAGCAAACAATTGATAGTGTTCACTCCAACTTTAAACTTATACTTCTTCATCAACTCAAACATCCCGACCGCCTTTTTCCTCTCCTTAGCAGAGGCAAAAGCCTTAATAGCAATCATAAAAGTCTCCATTGTTAACAAACCTTTCTCTCCCATTTCTTCCAACATAGACACCAAAGTCTCAAACTGTCTAGTCTTCCCTAATATACTCATCATCGAATTATAAGTCCTCGAATCATGGGCGAATCCCGGCTTACCCCCAGCCCAACAAAAGAATCTAAAAGCCGGTTTTCGAGCATGTTTAAACCTTTCCAAcacatcaacaacaaaatcatgTGACAAACTAATCCCAAACTCATCAAGAACAGCTTCCATATTCCTATCTAATTCAAACAATTCATCAATCACCTTACATACACGATCAACTTCCATAGGATCAGCACTAGATTCAACAACCAAAACCTCATTTTTctcatcatcattatcatcatcaaaATTCTCAACTTCATCCCCAATTTCACTATCACAACAAACACTAGAAAATCTCCTATAACTACAATCAAAATCACCCAAATTCTCCCTTAAAGCTCTCAAATTTGAAATTGGTATCAACATTTTCTCTTGTATAGTACAGAGTGAAGCGGTGTATGACAAAGAATATGGAATTTGACTATAAGaactataaaaattacaaaaaggaGAAGAATGAAACACACCAAACAGGGACAGAGAGCCACCACAAACAAAGTCGGCGACTTTTCCTCGAGGGTATCGTTTTTCTGGTCTCGTTCTTCGATTTCCATTGTTAGTGATGAATAGTAATGTAGTACTTCTTCTTCTTACACAACTCGAATTCAATAAAAGTTTCGAACTTTTTACAAAAATCATCAGTATCAACGGTTGTTTCTCTAAaccctaatcttataattaatgtatgaattcatacCTGTGAGTGAAGTAATTGATGATTGTGTTATCCAACCATAACGGAATTCGTCTTCTCCGATGAGATTTAGAAGCTAAGCTTAAAGGTTGTTTCTTTTAGTTTGGGTCTGTAACCCTAGAAATATGAAGCCCTAATTAAAGGGGCTTGGGCTTATGATACTGGGCTGGGCTTCCTCAAGAAGTACATATGGATAGAGGGGAAACTCtatagatattttaattattttaatttttacctttatttttatattttttaagatatacttatttttatatatgatatCCCCATTATACTCTTTaagttaatataaattatgtacTAGACTTAAGTGGAAGGTAAGGGTATATTAGGCAACCACtcataaaagtgggtatattttaatgaaatttaatatgagggtatttttaattaatagataCAAAAAAGTGGTATTTATCAACTTATCCCATTAATCTATATGATGATAGATTGATAGCCAATTAaaataggaataattacataagacactatgttttgtaaaataattacatttttacgttcaaagaatatttttttacatttttacggttttccaaaaaataacacgaaaacaacataaaatcaacaagaaaactacataaaagtaacatgaaaataacatcaaagtaacagcaaaaaataacatgcagataacaaaaaatcaacaataaattaacaagattacaacataaaaaaaatcgtattttttgtaaataaaatcaaaaaaatcgtaaaaatatttaaaattccgtgaaatcatatttttataatttttttgttgtttttatgtttttttgaaataattttttgataataattatctgaaattaaaaattattctgaggctctcataactatacacaataaaaattgttttaatATTAAATGCATGTGTCTCTCCAATTAGTCTAATTATATGAGGTTCTAAAAACAATATTATATGATAGTGAACAATTATGAGGGTTGTAAATATGAGTTGGACTTTTTGATACGACACGAAATTGACATGAGTTTAAGAGGCACAAGCACGATTAGGCATGAAAAAATATGGACTTGGGCACAACACGATATGATATTACAAATTAGCATAACATGACACGAAAAATATAGGATTAAGCACGACAAGCCTAAAAAGCATGACACGTAAATACgaataatttattttgaaaacgTAACATGTTAAAAACCTTATATTTTAAggttttttttcataaatatacaacaaaaataatataattacaaaaaatgtgaaaaaaaattatttttagaacttATACATTTTTAAAGCATATTATATAaaaccattattattattattattattattattattattattattattattgttgttgttgttgttgttgttgttgttgttgttgttgttgttgttgttgttgttgttgttgttgttgttaataataaaatacattaaagggtagaacggtaaatttgtccctactcgatgtagatcatttatagaggatatttaattatttaaattataacaatataataattaatagtgtatctatatcttataacatatagagcgttctatataattaagagtgcaattctgaatctatagtagagttaggaggaattaataagttagagagtttacttagtaaattatataatagCTTATTAGAAATTTGATTATATAGGTCTAtagtccccacactagttgagataatactgcttgtaaactcagttaattagttttaattaattaattataattataaattagactatgtcttatttatgaatttttattaagCAAGGGATTAATTGTGAATAAAAGAGTTTTTAgagcttatttattaattgagagactttgtatgatctaattaataaataagttaaatgataatttttaatgataattaattataattattaaataaatagtttgagATTATAggaatgaaattaaaaaaaaatatatcattagtgaaataaaagataaattgttgaataaaatgACAAAAGCTAGTGGGATCCACTAGGTATGGTCGACTACCTAAGCTATTTTTAgccattattttatcttttttattccatataatttaaatcctaAATCatagttgaaatactataaaatgAATAAGATGACTCTTATTCTCATCCAACTCTAATAACCCAGCTTTCATTTTTTGTCAGACAACTAGAAATTAAAGGCTTCCTTCAATAGCTATCTCAAAATtcattccttcttcttcttcattcaaTTTGAACCATAGTGAACAGTACATGCTCACTTAtatcaagtcaagtactcaatcatagtgtggaagattgtgaaaaatCCAACACCTGAaggagatccaagttcagatcttgataatactctgctacagaaaagaatcaagagCTAGAAATCTGAATGAAATGAGTCATTATTATTCTGCTGCTATCAATATAAAGATTTCTTAGTCTCTTATGTGTCTATTTTATCGTATTAGGAAATTTATATTTAAGGTGatagattataaaattataatcaacatacatgttagtaattctagatcctaataaaataacttccaacaatatTCTCATTCTTTAGTATGACATTGTATATTAATCATAGTAATAATAGGCATCTTATatgtttttgagaaattttgaaTACTTTACGTTACTGAAAACAAAGTTCAAAATAGTCTATTGCACTCGTGTAAAATATATAAAGCAAGCACACGTGCGACTGActatttgaatcctatcatcaatatcgtaaattatttagaattttctaaaaatagataaaatacctagtataactataatgtatactatcatataaaaaaaattgagtattaataaaattgatgctcttacaatttttatatatattatagggttttcaaaaatatttttttatattttatttataattttacaaccTAATACTTCtatttataagaaaattaaaattacaaaaatatatttttctcaataaaaaataagaaaataattaagaaaaaatagacctcataacaactataaataaactataaaataagagatattggcggctaaaccacctgaactttacggtttgtaacacttaaccacaaaaatcgaatttttagtggctaaactacctaaaccctagTTCCATTTTGCTTTGCACACCTCCGTCcgaaaatcacagttaagtgccacgatGGACTGTCCACGtatacacacttgtacacgtgacaagtttttagtggtccacgtaatattagttttaaaaaataattataaatatttaaaaaaattaattttttttttttttacttttcttcttcttcttcttcttcttcttcttcttcttcttcttcttcttcttcttcttcttcttcttcttcttcttcttcttcttcttcttcttctctgttctttcttcttctttttctacaAACATGGGACCCGCAGCCGCCGCAGATCCACAAGAGGTGCCTCCGCCATTGATGACAGAGAAGAACCCCATCAGTTCCTGATCATCCACGAAGAGGTCCTCGAGATCCCTAAATGCACCGTGAGCACACACGATCGTCACCCCAATGATCACCGCCAATACAAGTAGCGACACCACTCTCGTGATCAAGATCGCACAAGCGTTGTCAAAACCAGACCGGTTAGGGTTTGGGCGTCAGAGTAAGTTCTTCttctaaagaagaagaagaagaagaaagaagaagaaaaagaaaaagaaaaaaaaagtaaaaacaaattatttttttttaattttttaaattataaaaagaaaaaaaaattctgatattttaattttttaaaatatttataattattttttataactaatattacgtggaccactaaaaatttgtcacgtgtacacgtggacagtctaCCATGACACTTAGCTGtaatttttggacggaggtgtgcagagcaaaacggaaccaggaTTTAGgcagtttagccgccaaaaattcagttttgtggttaagtgttacaaaccgtaaagttcaggtggtttagccgccaatatccctttaACTAAAAACAACCACAAAAAAACAACATCatgataattataatataactataaaataatcaaaaaaataattttactaaagaagtatttttgtaaataaaaaaatttaaaaatggaaaataaaatttaatgagtgttgatatatttttgtagttttttctcaaatttttctatgttatatatGGGATATTTGTGGCGAAAcactaataatatttataattgttaCACATATGACTCTATTTTttggcgtgttaaatttttttgaatctctcaaaattttacagaatatcttaaataattacaacgtaaactaccataaaaaaaaatatactaaaaatcCTTTCAAATGTCATGCACCTTTTTTAAAATGCATTGTAGAAGTACTAGTAAATatcttttttccaattttatctAAGTTAACCCAAATAACAAAACCCAATGACTACTCGGTTTCTCCAATGAAATTTCATTttccaaatttaaaataataataataataataaataaaaaccaaTAACTATGTAAGTATGAGGTCATACTCATCCCATTTATCTAAAGGTGACAAATTTTGATGGAGAAATTAAgccaaaaaataacacaaacacacacacacttTAAACACTTATAGACAAGTCATTTTCTTAATGACTAAAatggaataaataaataaaaaaaattaaaataaaagggtGTAATCAAGTCTCAAATGATTTCTCTTTtactattataataaataaataaaacaaatatatgATATTAAATAAATGGTCCCTAGTTCCCACAAAGATCCAGCAACAAAGAAAATAGACTAGTTTAATACTACATACATAGAAGGCCAccaccaaaataataataattattatttattttattgaaaaacatttaaaaataaacataaaatttatttatttatttatttatttataacaaaataaaataatgataataataataaaaagtacaGCTAATGTCTGAAATGGACGGTGGAGGTCAGAATCAATATCTATATTTGAGTTTTTGACACTGACCAAAGAAAGCccattaatattaaattaagacattaatattaaattaagtagtttttctttaaaacaaaaaaaaagcatttaatattaaattaagtaggggaaatttgaatttatatgcttaaataattaaaaaattttattattataccaaaaatttacactataaaaaaactatacttttttttttcaaaaccccaaaaataccccctcacaattctctctctctctctgcatcatctctctctctctctatctctctcagccaactctctctctctctcaactcacAGTCGACCCCAACgccacccgaacccaaaccccatCCCCATCGGACCCAAACGCCACCCACTCTCGGACCCAAACGCCACCCACAAAACCcactctttcttcctctctctctctcaaatggcgagaaaaaaaaaaaaaaaaaaaaagtttcggaccctatggtcggaccttggggtccgatggggtccgaccaatcggacccatcggacccaaggtccgaccatcggacctttctcttcctctctctctcaaatcgcgaaagaaaaaaaaaaaattcacggctggtcggaccttggggtccgatgggtccgatggtcggacccatcggaccccaaggtccgaccatagggtccgaaactttttttttttttttctttccgtgatttgagagagagaggaagagaaaggtccgatggtcggaccttgggtccgatgggtccgatcgttcggaccccatcggaccccaaggtccgaccatagggtccgaaactttttttttttttttttttttttttctgccatttgagagagagagaggaagaaagagtgGGTTTCGTGGGTGGCGTTTGGGTCCGAGAGTGGGTGGCGTTTGGGTCCGATGGGGatggggtttgggttcgggtggcGTTGGGGTCGACTgtgagttgagagagagagagagagagttggctgagagagataaagagagagagagatgatgcagagagagagagagaattgtgagggggtatttttggggttttgaaaaaaaaagtatagtttttttatagtgtaaatttttggtataataataaaattttttaattatttaagcatataaattcaaatttcccttaagTAGTTGGATTTAGGGTTGTTTGGGACAATAGAAGCAAAAACACTTAAATGTGTACATGTGCATTCAAATCACTTCTCAAGTTGCATATTTAACATTCTTATTCGCCTCACGATTAATTAGCgatattctaaaaattatttttttaaacctaaaatttaattacaccattaaaaaataacattgaAAACAATATTATTAGGCACCAACAATATTTTTAAACAATTATCTTATTAAATAACACatcaaagtttttatttttcctaaTTTGTGATAAAGTGTTTTAGAAAACAATACCTTTACACATCTACATATATCATTGctctaattatattaataagctaaataattcattcaaaccaaaccaaaaatATCCGACTAAATATAACCCacttaattgaaaataaatcCAACCTACTTAATTAAACCGAATTAATCTAATTAAGGGTTttcattttatgtttttattatatatatattaaaataaatctataatttgtttttaatatacatgtagttaatttcaaatttaatttaaactatGCTTTTCTCATTATTACAGTAAATTAACCAAATTTTAACATtaagttaaataaaatatagcATAAACTCACCAAACCCAATTAGCTATTACAAATCCAATGTTTGCTTTGTCAAATCAAAGCACAAAAATCACAAATCCaacattataacaaaaattcaattattcaTTAATAACCTTAATTTCCAACCTTATCTATTATTGAAGTAACactgaaaaaagaaaattaccaTCACACCCTTATAATTCtcttcattaaaaataatttgacttaCATAATTATTACAATGTTGATTTAAAATGTAAACATAATATTTCTCTCATTACCCAATACCCATAGACTCAAAATAAGACAAaaccaaagaaaaaagaaaccccTTTTAATAAGGCATGTCATCTTGGAATAGTATAATAGTTATAACTAACCACctactaataataatttttagaaagaaaataaaaaaaaagagtgcaaataataataataataataatcaatggTGGGTTTTGATGCATTATCTATTTTCTCATCaaattttctctctctaaagagagaaaataacataaataaataagaaaggTGCCTATAATGAATTGTCTCAACTACCAAAATTAAATACCATTCACTTTACCAcatgaaacaaaacaaaaaacacaACTAAGTATCCTAAGTGAACAAACACTCATGAACATTGAAAACACAAGAGAAAGAAAACCTATTAAAACAATCTCCAAATCGAGTAGCACATTATTTAGCTAGAAGCTCTCGATTCTCTTCTGATCGAAGTATTTTTCTGTATAAGGCCTCGGATGAACTTAAATCTTTATTGTActctaaatacaaattaatgaatttgatcatttcaaaaaaaaaatactcatgAACACACAAGAGAAAACCTAGTAGTTCCCAAACATGGAATTTGAAGATTGAAACTCCATACCATTTcacttattaaatatttatatatatactcacccGATAAaaacttgagctagcctcaactCGAAACTCGAAAGTGCATACATGGAGAAAGAAACAGAGAAAATTAGAAGAATTTTtattaatggaaaaataaatggtttaaaggaaaataaaacaacaataataataacaacatatTCAATCCTTCTTTCACTAACCCAATAAGTACCCACCAAAACCATCCAATCTCCCttataacttccaatttttcttcttcttcttcttcttcttcttcttcttcttcttcttcttcttcttgtatatatcacatatatatacatgtacagATCATTTCTACCAACCAGCCATTTTTACTCTAAACCTCTCTTCTTCCCTTCTTCCCCATGTTTTGGCTCATTAGCCAAATTTAATCAAATtgtacatacatacatacatacttaCTATCTCTTTCCCTTTTTCTGTTTTTCATTTTGGGGGATACACAACCACTAGGATAGGCCTACATGAATATGAGATACAAGTTCCGAAAAGGAATAGAACAAACGAAAAGAAAATGGAACCAGAGAGCAATGAGGAAtgaatgaataaataaaaaactgcaAAAGGAAACTAAGCTACTAATATCTCTCTGGGATCCACTACCAATGGCTGCTAATAAAGATTATTTATGTGGTCTTGATTATGTCACAGGTAAGAATGATCATCCCTAAGGAAGGAGGGTAAAGACTGGAAGGGCTCTCGAACAGAGATGGGGGAGTTCGGTTTGGGccaaacaaaaagaaaagcatGAAGAAGACTCGAAAATATGACACAGAAGCAGATAGAGTTACAGTGTTGTTGTCATGAGTTTCTCTAAAAGCTATAATGCTTGACCGAGTGTTCCAACATTTCGCGACTTGGGCATATGATTTCTTTCACTCTATTACCGTTTTTGTAGATCTTGAAGGTTGGCACAATCCTTACATTCTCCATGTTTGCCACTGCAGGGCTATCTTCAATGTCAACCTTTGATCAACCAACCAAACACGAAATTAATATAAGAAAAAGGCATGTAAAATTGAATGGAAATGTACATGTTAAGTTATCAACCTTGAGGAAATTTATAGACGGGTAACGGCCACATAGAGTGTCCACAAATGGAGATATTTGCTTGCATTGTGAGTTTGAGTTTGCTTTGAAATGGACAACCGACACGCCTGTAAGTTTGAAGACAAAAATTTTAAGAACTCGTATTACAAAAAGTAAGTTGGCAAGTATTATTTTAGTTCTTGACATAGATAGATATTAAGACTCATGCCTGGTAAGGACACTGCGGCCCTGAAGTGTTCAAGACCTGAAACTTCTTCCACTTCACCGCCAAACTTTAGATTATAAACTTCTTCTCCACGGGATTTCTTCAACGCAACTTGAGCATGAAATAGAGACTCAGCAACTTCATTGTCATATGGAAGTTCCTTTCGTAAGAGCTCATAATCTTGTACGGCATCTTCCCATCTTTCTAGCTGCAATTATAAATCACATAGGTAAAGAAAGactaaacaaaatgtgattaggaAACATTCAAGGGGTTTGTTtgaaatctaaccttgttgttTGAGGCAGCCCTTCGGAGAAGAGCTTTCGTGTAACTCGGTTGAATATTCAAGGCTTGGTTGCAGTCTTCAATGGATTTTTCCCACATCCCAAGCTTAAACCAACAAGCTGCTCGATTGCAATAGAGAACAGAGTTTGAAGGATCAAGCTTGAGACCTTCACCATAAGCCGAACACGCCTCGGTGAATCTTTCAGACTTGAATAGATCGTTTCCTCTAGCCCTCGCTCTTGCTACCAAACGTACGTTGTTAATGAGCACAGCAACTTCGACATTTCGTGCATCAACCTGCCCAGCCTTCTCAGCAGCTGTAACTGCATTCTCAAACCTGCAGCACATCCATCATCCATTCTCACTCTCACAAAACCATTTACCATCTGGTTTTACAGTGAAGTTTAGAATTTCTGAACTCACCTTCCTAATGCCATCTCATATTGGGCTCGAACAAAGTGAAGATAAGCTTCTGAAAGCATCCCGAAAAATCTTGTCTGCGAGCAAACTTTTGCGGTTGGTTCAAGTTTGGGCACACTTTGTAAGCTCAATTCAGCCTCATCAAATTGGTGGAGCTTCAAAAGCGCCTCCGCTCTACACATAGCGAGCTGTAAATTTAATTTGGAACAGGTTCAATCATTTGTTATATAAGTTCATACTACATCAAACCATTCAACTTCAGCAAAGTACAATTTTTAAGAATAAGACCGTATTACCTGAGGGCAATGGTCGGCTCCACAAGCAATGGCTGCATCACCTTCTCTCAACACACTTTTCCAATCACCGATTCGCCTGCCATCAGTACATTTGTTGAGATGTTTCTCAAGTGCCTGCAATTTCTGAAACTCGGAAAGACCTGGGTTGAGTCCCGGAAAGGTAAGATGCCTCCTTGCATTCTCAACTTGTCCTAATCTGTGATTTCATTGTGTAAAGATTCTAAGTAAATACAATAAGCAATATCTCAAGAACAAAAGGAAATCCAACCTGTTCAAACTCATATCAATAGAATTAACAAAAACAAGGTAAAGACCAACCAAGAAAGGAAAAACTCATATATACAATGAATAATTAGACAATACCCAATATCCAAATTTAACCCAAAACTAAACATAACAGAAGAAACAGTATGCACATAACAATCAGActgaattttaaattcagaaTCCAAAGATGTGTATGTATATGCAAATAATCAATCTTTATCATAGAagcaaagaaaagaaagagtCCAAGGCAGTATATCAACCAAAGCATATGAGTAATGGGCAACCACAATACAATAATAAACCAGATCCAATGTAAACCAAGTAGAAATATTGTAACTCCATTAAAGACCAAATCATCAACAAAACTAACACAAAAAAACCCATTGACTAAACATTGTATCAATCCCTTCCAATTCAAATTCATTTCTCACCTAAGAACAAAAAGAATCAATCTTTATCAGACAATGGCAACAAGTTCAAGTATTATGACTCCATTAAAAACCAAATCATCAACAAAACTAACATAAACCCATCAATAAAAACATAATCTTTACCCCCCCCCCCAATTGACTGAACATGTATTcatcaatttctccaaaaattcaATCCTCACCTAAGAAACAAAGAAGCTAAACGCTGATGAGCTCTCCCATAGTTAGGATCCAACCTCACAGCCTCCTCACACTCCTTAACAGCCTCCCCAACACGTCCTAAACCAGTCAATGCCGCCGCCCGATTACTCCGATAAGCAGCATTGCCCGGAGACAAAGCAATTGCCTTATCATACAAACTCAAAGCCTCAGCAAAATGACCCCTTTTGTACTGTTCATTCCCAGCCCTCTTCACTTCCTCCGGATCCACATTGGGCATTGCTCTCCTCATAAACTCTCCACCACCACCGCCGCCACATTTCGCCGGACTTCCAGGCTCACATTTCACCGgacaaccaccaccaccaccacgcATTATACTTCCATGACCGTAATTACCCATCCCAGATCCCAAAATATCGCTCCTTTCTCTCCGATTCGGAGTCAAACCACTCTTTAGAATCTTCCCAGAAGGACATATATTCCCAGTTGGAAGAACATTCAAAGACGGAGGAGGAGAGTTCACCGACGACCCACCACCATAACTACTACCTGAGTAAATCAACGGAGGTGTACTACTTCCCGAATCAGATCTCGTCGTCTTGAAATTCTTTCCAGATCGAAGACTTTCAACAGCAGTTGGACTACTCTCGCTCGATCCAGAAAGCTCACCGGAATCAGATCTTCTCCCATtaacttgattattattattatgattattctGACTACCATTTCTTCCAGAAACCGATCCAG
This region of Cannabis sativa cultivar Pink pepper isolate KNU-18-1 chromosome 7, ASM2916894v1, whole genome shotgun sequence genomic DNA includes:
- the LOC115697689 gene encoding pentatricopeptide repeat-containing protein At3g62470, mitochondrial: MIFVKSSKLLLNSSCVRRRSTTLLFITNNGNRRTRPEKRYPRGKVADFVCGGSLSLFGVFHSSPFCNFYSSYSQIPYSLSYTASLCTIQEKMLIPISNLRALRENLGDFDCSYRRFSSVCCDSEIGDEVENFDDDNDDEKNEVLVVESSADPMEVDRVCKVIDELFELDRNMEAVLDEFGISLSHDFVVDVLERFKHARKPAFRFFCWAGGKPGFAHDSRTYNSMMSILGKTRQFETLVSMLEEMGEKGLLTMETFMIAIKAFASAKERKKAVGMFELMKKYKFKVGVNTINCLLDTLGRAKLGKEGQALFEKLKGRFTPNLQTYTVLLNGWCRLKNLIEAGKLWNEMIDLGFKPDIVAHNVMLEGLLRSRKRSDAIKLFEVMKAKGPVPNMKSYTILIRELCKQGKMREAVAYFDDLIESGNQPDTAVYTCLITGFGNLKNMDMVYELLKEMKEKGCTPDGRFYNALIKLMTSRKMPDEAVGVYKRMVQSGVKPSIHTYNMIMKSYFITRNFEMGQSVWDEMIEKGFCPDCNSYTVFIGGFIRQGKSGEACKYLEEMLEKGMKAPQLDYNKFAADFSRAGKPDILEELAQKMKFAGKFEVSNVLARWAEMMRKRVKKRDPIKVG
- the LOC115697132 gene encoding TPR repeat-containing thioredoxin TTL1, with protein sequence MSHSGKSNCSELGLIDSLNERFADSSLSCEANNKPDFRELDLGSPVSPLRTRVRVSSSTTTNTTATTTSSSSSSSGSVSGRNGSQNNHNNNNQVNGRRSDSGELSGSSESSPTAVESLRSGKNFKTTRSDSGSSTPPLIYSGSSYGGGSSVNSPPPSLNVLPTGNICPSGKILKSGLTPNRRERSDILGSGMGNYGHGSIMRGGGGGCPVKCEPGSPAKCGGGGGGEFMRRAMPNVDPEEVKRAGNEQYKRGHFAEALSLYDKAIALSPGNAAYRSNRAAALTGLGRVGEAVKECEEAVRLDPNYGRAHQRLASLFLRLGQVENARRHLTFPGLNPGLSEFQKLQALEKHLNKCTDGRRIGDWKSVLREGDAAIACGADHCPQLAMCRAEALLKLHQFDEAELSLQSVPKLEPTAKVCSQTRFFGMLSEAYLHFVRAQYEMALGRFENAVTAAEKAGQVDARNVEVAVLINNVRLVARARARGNDLFKSERFTEACSAYGEGLKLDPSNSVLYCNRAACWFKLGMWEKSIEDCNQALNIQPSYTKALLRRAASNNKLERWEDAVQDYELLRKELPYDNEVAESLFHAQVALKKSRGEEVYNLKFGGEVEEVSGLEHFRAAVSLPGVSVVHFKANSNSQCKQISPFVDTLCGRYPSINFLKVDIEDSPAVANMENVRIVPTFKIYKNGNRVKEIICPSREMLEHSVKHYSF